GGGCGACGACGCCGCTCGAATCGATGCCGCCGGAGAGGAAGGCGCCGAGCGGCACATCGGCGACCAGCCGGGTCGCGACCGCACGATCGAGATGGCCGAGCAGCGCCGCCTCGGCCTCCGGCGCACCGATCGCCAGCGTCTCGCGCCCGAGCGACCAGTAGCGCCGCGGCGCCGGGCGCGCGCCATCAGTGCGGTCAAGCAGCAGATAATGCGCCGCCGGCAGCTTGCGAATGCCCTCGAAAATGCTCGCGGGGTCAGGAATATAGCCGAGCGCGAAGAAATCATCGACGGCGGCGGCGTCGATCCGGCGCGAAAGATCGGGAACCGCGGCAAGCGCCACGAGTTCGGAGGCGAAGACCAGCCCGCCATCCGGGCGATAGCCATAATAGAGCGGCTTCTTGCCGAGGTGATCGCGCGCCAGCAGCAATTGCCCGCGCCTGCGGTCCCAGAGCGCGATCGCGAACATGCCGGAAAAACGCGCGAGACACGCAACCCCCCATTCCTCCCAGGCATGGAGGATGATTTCGGTATCAGAGCGGCTTTGAAAAACGTGGCCAGCGGCCTCGAGTTCGGGGCGGAGATCGGCGTGGTTGTAGATCTCGCCATTGAAGACCACCACCACCGCGCCATCCTCATTGAACATCGGCTGGTGGCCGCCGGCGATATCGATGACCGCGAGGCGGCGATGGCCGAGGCCGATCCCGGGTTCGGTATGAAAACCGTCGCCGTCGGGGCCGCGATGGCTGAGCGCCGTCGTCATGCGGCGCAAGAGGCCGGCATCGACCTCGGATTTCGCGGCGTGAAAAATCCCCGCCAGCCCACACATCGCCTGCTCTCCTTGCCGTCGCGCCCGGATGTTTCTAGCGGCCTTTATATCAGAGCGGCGGGTTTCACGCGCGAAAACCTTTTTCCCATGATGGTGCCGGCCCCTTGGGCGCCACGGGGGGCGGCCAGCGGCGATGCAGCCACAGCCATTCGCCCGGGCGGGCGCGGATCCAGGTCTCCAGCCGGTCGTTGATCGCCTGGGTGAGGGCGGCGATCATCTCCCCGCGTTCGGCGCCCTCGGGCAGCGCCAAGGCGGGCTCGACGACGAGGCGAAACCGCGCCGGGCCGAGGCGCTCGATGCGGGTCGGGATCACTGGGCAGCGAAACCTGAGCGCCAGCGTCGCCGGCGCCGGCGCGGTCATCGCCATCTCGCCGAACAGGCGGGCGGCGACGCCATCGTTCAGCTTCTGGTCGACCAGCATCCCGAGATAGCCGGCGCGCAGGAGATGGGCGAAAGCGGCGCGGGCGCCGGCGGCGCCTTTGCGGAAATTCACCACCTGCCGCCCGTTCACCCCCGCCCCCGCCCCCGCGCCCAGGGCGGCGCGGCGAAGGGCATTGATCCGGGCATCGAGATGGGGATTGCCGAGCGGGCGATAAAAGCTCGCCAGCGGAATGCCGAAATGGGCGGCGATCGGCGGCAGCATTTCCCAATTGCCGGTATGGGCGGAGACGAAAATCACCGGCCCACCCTTGGCCGCGAGATCGCGCACGATCTCCTCGCCGACGATCTCCCAGCCGGGGCCGGAACTGGTGCGCGCGAGGCGCGGGAGATGGGGAAATTCCGCCATCGTGCGGCCGAGATTGTCCCAGACGGCGCGGATGATGGCGCGGCGCGCGCGCGCATCCAGCGCCGGCAGGGCGCGGCGGAGATTGGCCTCGGCAACGCCGGATACCGGCAGCAGAGGTCCGATCGCGCGCGCGATGGCGCCGCCGAGATCAGACGCCCGCGCCGGGCCGAGCCAGCCGAGTGCGGCGAACACCCCCTGCCCCAGCCGTGCCTCCAGCCGGTGGCGCACGCCCCTCATTATTTCCCCCTGGGTTTTCCCCTCGATCCCCCCTTGGCCGCGAGACCGCCGAGCAGGGCGGCGATCGCGTCCGGTTCATCCCATACCAGATCGACATCGGCGATGGCGATGGCCTTCTGAAAGGCGGGCGGAAGGCGGGTTGCGTCTTTCGGGGTCGTCACCGGCCGGGCGTCGTTGCGCGCCGCTTGCGTCAGTGCCCGGTCCAGCTCGGCGGCGGTGAAGCGGTGATGGTCGGGAAAATCGCTATGCCCGACGAGGATGGCGCCGGCGGCGGCGAGGGTCGCGTGAAATTTCTCCGGCCGCGCGATGCCGGCGATGGCATGGACCCGCACCCCGGCCAGGGCGCGCGCGCCGGGGCCGGGGGCGAGGCGGGCGCGGAGCACCGGCAGCGCCGGCGGCAGGCGCGCGAGCGCCCCCGTCCTATCATCGCCGATCAACACCGCCGCCGCCACCCGCGCCGCCGCGTCCGCGACCCTCTCGCGAAGCGGCCCGGCCGGCACCACAAGGCCATTGCCGAACCCGCTCGCGCCGTCGATCACCAGCAGCGAGAGGGTTTTCTCAAGGCCAGGATTTTGCAGACCATCATCCATCAGGAGCAGTTCCGCCCCGGCCGCAATCGCGGCGCGCGCCGAGGCGGCGCGGTCGGCCCCGACCCAGGTGGGCGCAACCGAGGCGAGCAGCTTCGGCTCATCGCCGACCGCCGCCGCGTCATCCCAAGGCGCCACCCGCCGCACGCCGCGCACCCGCCCGCCATAGCCGCGGGTGAGGAAATGAACGCCGATCCCGCCGGCGCGCAGCCGGGCGCCGAGATCGAGCGCGAGCGTGGTTTTGCCGGCGCCGCCGAGCGTCGCATTGCCGATACAAAGCACCGGCACCGGCGCCCGCCAGCCTTTTCGCGCGGCCCGCAGTCTCGCCGCGCTGCCAACCAGCGCCGCGACCGGCGCAAGCAGGTGGGCGGCGAGCCCGCCCCGACCGTAAGCCCAGAACGCAGGTGGGCGGAGCCTCATCGCCGCCGGCCCACGAGGCCGCGGAGCGCCGCCGCCGTCGCCGCCGGCAAATCCGCGAACCGCGCCGCCGCCGCCGGCCCCAAAGCCGCCATCGCCGCCCGCGCCTCGGGATCATCGAGCCATTGGCCGACCACCGTCGCCAATTCGTCCCCGTCGCGGACCGTGCGCGCCGCCCCCGCGCCGGCCAGCGCCACCACCGCCTCGGCGAAATTCTGATGATAGGGGCCGATCACCAACGCAACCCCGAGCCGCGCCGCCTCGAGCGGGTTCTGCCCGCCATGCGGAACCAGGCTGCCGCCGATGAAGGCAAGGCTCGCCAGGCGGTAGAAAACGCCCAATTCGCCGAGCGTGTCGGCGATATAGAGCCCGCCTTCGCGCAAGTCCGGCGGCCCGGCGCCGGTGCTCCGGCGTGGCGCCATCGCCGCGCCGGGAAGGGACGCGATCGCCCCCCCGCGCGCCGGATGGCGGGGGACGAGGATGGTCAGGAGATCGCGATGGCGCGCGGTGAGGCGGTGATGGACGGCGAGAATGATTGCTTCCTCGCCGGGATGGGTGCTGGCGGCGAGAAAGACCGGCCGCGGCCCGATCGCCGCGCGCAGTGCGGCCAGCGCCGCGGGATCGGCGGGCAGTTCGGCGGCGGCGAATTTGAGATCGCCGACCGCCCGCACCCCTGGTGCGCCGAGGGCGGCGAAACGCGCCGCGTCCTCGGCGCTGCGGGCGCGGATCGAGGCAAACCCGCCGAGAAGGCCGCGCGCGATCCAAGGCCAGCGCCGCCAGCGCGCGAAGCTCCGCGCCGAAAGGCGGGCATTGATCAGCATCAAGGGGATGCGGCGGCGGGTGCAGGCGGCGAGCAGATTGGGCCAGAGTTCGCTCTCGACGAAGGCCGCCGCGTCCGGCCGCCAGTGGTCGAGAAACCGCGCGACCCAGGCCGGGACATCGAGCGGGACAAAGCCATGCGTCACGCGCCCGGCGAGCCCGAGCGCCGGCAGCCGCACGGCGAGGAGTTCGGCCGAGGTGACGGTGCCGGTGGTCAGCAGCACCGAAATCTCCGGCGCTTGGCGCGCGAGTTCGCAGAGCACGGGGAGCAGCGAGACGGTTTCGCCGACGCTTGCCGCGTGCAGCCAGAGCAGTTTTCCCGCCGGCCGCGGTAATGCCGCGATCCCGCGCCGCTCGCCAAGGCGGGCCGCGATTTCCTTGCCCCGCCGCGCCCGCGCCCACAGCATGAGGCGCAATCCCGGCGCCGCCAGCGTCCCTGCCGCCGCCCAAAGGACGCGAAACAATGGGAACATTGCTAACCGCACGCGCGCCGCGCGGCCTCTGCCGCCGCTGTTAGCGCCGCCTCGATCGCCGGCAGCGCCGCCTCGGCGCCGTCGCGCGCAACCCGGATGGTCTCGGCACAGACGATGACGCCGCGCCCGAACGGCAGCGGCAGCACCATCCGGTCCCAGGAGGGGAGGGTGATCCGCGGCCGCGTCATCGCCGCGCACGGCATGATCGGAACGCCGGAGAGGGCGGCGAGCTGGGCAACGCCGGGGGCGGCGCGCCGGCGCGGCCCGCGCGGCCCATCGGGCGTGATCACCACCTGCTCGCCGGCCGCGAGCAGCGCGAGCAGCCGGCGGAGACCAGCCGCCCCACCGCGCGACTTGGCGCCCCGCGCGGTCGAGCCATGCACCACCTCGATGCCGAGGCCGCGCACCACGTTGGCGATGATCTGCCCATCGCGATGGCGGCTGATCAAGACCTTGAGCCGTCCTGCCGAGCGCCAGCGGAGTGCGGGCATCAGCGGCAGCACCTCATGCCAGAATGCCGCGATCACCGGCGCGCCGGCGAGAATGGTCGTCGTACTCGCCTCGCCCACCAGCCGCCAGCGGGTGGTCTTGAGCGCGAAGGCGAGATAGGCGCGCAGCAGCCATATCGCCGCTTTTTGCACGCTCGGATGCTGCCAAAACCGTTTTCCCATCGCCCGGCGCCGGTAGCACGCGGCATCGTCCCCGACAATTCGCCGCCCGCGCCTTGCGCCGCGCCTGAGCTTGCGCCACTTTCGCGCGCGATCATGCCGTTTCTCCGCGCCCCGCATCGCAACGCCGCCCCGCCGCGGCCGCCCCGCGTTATGAACGCCGGGCGACGATGACACCGTTCACCCCGCTTGCGACCGCGCGCCTCACGCTCCGCCCGCTGGTCGCGGCCGATGCCGCGGCGCTGCACCGGCTGATCAATGACTGGGAGGTCTGCCGCAACCTCGCCGGTGTGCCGTTCCCTTATCCGCGCGCGCTCGCCGATGAGTGGATCGCAGCGAGCGCCACCGATCTCGCCGCCGGCCGCGCCTATCACCTCGCCATCACCGGCAATGAGGAGGGGCGGGAGATCCTGGTCGGCGGGGTCGGCCTGCGGCTCGATGTGGCGCGACGCGTCGGGCGGCTCGGCTATTGGGTCGGGCGGCGTTTTTGGGGCCATGGGGTCGCGTCAGAAGCGGCGGCGCGGCTCGCGCAATGGTCGCTTGCGCATCTCGATCTCGATCGGCTGGAAGCCGTCGTCGCGACCGACAATGCTGCCTCGCTCGCGGTGCTGCGGCGGATCGGGTTTCGCGAGACCGGCCGCGAGGTGCAGACTTTCCTCGCCCGCGGCGGGGCGCAGCCGGTGGTTCTGCATGAGGCGCAGCGCGAAGATATTTTCGGCCATCCCGAGGCGACGCGTGACGCGCCCGCGCCGGCGGGGGCGAAGCCTTTGCTCCTCGTCGCCGCCTGCGCGCTGGTCGATAGCGATGGGCGGGTGCTGCTCGCGCGCCGGCCGGAGGGCAAGACGATGGCCGGGCTCTGGGAATTCCCAGGCGGCAAGCTCGCCCCCGGCGAAACCCCGGAGGCGGCGCTGATCCGCGAATTGAAGGAAGAGCTCGGCATCGATGTTTCGGCCGCTTGCCTCGCCCCCTTCGCCTTCGCCTCGCACGCTTATGAGCGTGTCCATCTCCTGATGCCGCTTTATCTCT
This portion of the Acidibrevibacterium fodinaquatile genome encodes:
- a CDS encoding lysophospholipid acyltransferase family protein, yielding MRGVRHRLEARLGQGVFAALGWLGPARASDLGGAIARAIGPLLPVSGVAEANLRRALPALDARARRAIIRAVWDNLGRTMAEFPHLPRLARTSSGPGWEIVGEEIVRDLAAKGGPVIFVSAHTGNWEMLPPIAAHFGIPLASFYRPLGNPHLDARINALRRAALGAGAGAGVNGRQVVNFRKGAAGARAAFAHLLRAGYLGMLVDQKLNDGVAARLFGEMAMTAPAPATLALRFRCPVIPTRIERLGPARFRLVVEPALALPEGAERGEMIAALTQAINDRLETWIRARPGEWLWLHRRWPPPVAPKGPAPSWEKGFRA
- a CDS encoding lysophospholipid acyltransferase family protein; translation: MGKRFWQHPSVQKAAIWLLRAYLAFALKTTRWRLVGEASTTTILAGAPVIAAFWHEVLPLMPALRWRSAGRLKVLISRHRDGQIIANVVRGLGIEVVHGSTARGAKSRGGAAGLRRLLALLAAGEQVVITPDGPRGPRRRAAPGVAQLAALSGVPIMPCAAMTRPRITLPSWDRMVLPLPFGRGVIVCAETIRVARDGAEAALPAIEAALTAAAEAARRACG
- the lpxK gene encoding tetraacyldisaccharide 4'-kinase is translated as MRLRPPAFWAYGRGGLAAHLLAPVAALVGSAARLRAARKGWRAPVPVLCIGNATLGGAGKTTLALDLGARLRAGGIGVHFLTRGYGGRVRGVRRVAPWDDAAAVGDEPKLLASVAPTWVGADRAASARAAIAAGAELLLMDDGLQNPGLEKTLSLLVIDGASGFGNGLVVPAGPLRERVADAAARVAAAVLIGDDRTGALARLPPALPVLRARLAPGPGARALAGVRVHAIAGIARPEKFHATLAAAGAILVGHSDFPDHHRFTAAELDRALTQAARNDARPVTTPKDATRLPPAFQKAIAIADVDLVWDEPDAIAALLGGLAAKGGSRGKPRGK
- a CDS encoding bifunctional GNAT family N-acetyltransferase/(deoxy)nucleoside triphosphate pyrophosphohydrolase, which produces MTPFTPLATARLTLRPLVAADAAALHRLINDWEVCRNLAGVPFPYPRALADEWIAASATDLAAGRAYHLAITGNEEGREILVGGVGLRLDVARRVGRLGYWVGRRFWGHGVASEAAARLAQWSLAHLDLDRLEAVVATDNAASLAVLRRIGFRETGREVQTFLARGGAQPVVLHEAQREDIFGHPEATRDAPAPAGAKPLLLVAACALVDSDGRVLLARRPEGKTMAGLWEFPGGKLAPGETPEAALIRELKEELGIDVSAACLAPFAFASHAYERVHLLMPLYLCRRWRGFVTPREGQALAWVRPEKLTEYRMPPADLPLVPMLRDFL
- a CDS encoding 3-deoxy-D-manno-octulosonic acid transferase, with translation MFPLFRVLWAAAGTLAAPGLRLMLWARARRGKEIAARLGERRGIAALPRPAGKLLWLHAASVGETVSLLPVLCELARQAPEISVLLTTGTVTSAELLAVRLPALGLAGRVTHGFVPLDVPAWVARFLDHWRPDAAAFVESELWPNLLAACTRRRIPLMLINARLSARSFARWRRWPWIARGLLGGFASIRARSAEDAARFAALGAPGVRAVGDLKFAAAELPADPAALAALRAAIGPRPVFLAASTHPGEEAIILAVHHRLTARHRDLLTILVPRHPARGGAIASLPGAAMAPRRSTGAGPPDLREGGLYIADTLGELGVFYRLASLAFIGGSLVPHGGQNPLEAARLGVALVIGPYHQNFAEAVVALAGAGAARTVRDGDELATVVGQWLDDPEARAAMAALGPAAAARFADLPAATAAALRGLVGRRR